AGCGCTATTTTGGAGATTTTTCCTTTTACAATTTTTAAGAGAATCGTTTTACACTTATTATATGGTATTTTCTATTAATTATATATACTGATTACACAGGTTGTACTTCCATCTTGGGAATCTGTCAAAGAACTGCAGCCAATAAGGGATGATATCTTGAAATGTCCCGGTAAAATGTTAGTTGTTACTGCTGCTGCTCCTCCGGGATCTGCCTATGATTTCATTTCTCGTGTCTTCGGCCCCAAGATAGGAGTTGATGAGGTTAAAATATCAAATGTTCATCTGTATTTACATTTGTTAATGGATAGATTCTACGAATCACACCTATGTTGCTTGTGTTAATTCAGAGCCCTGTCTGTGGAAGTGCACATTGTGCATTAGCAGATTATTGGAGCCTCAAGATGAACAAATGTGACTTCCTGGCTTACGCGGTCAGTACCCTCTCTCTAACAAGCATTTTAACGCTAAAATGTTTACTTGCCTTACTGATTGTGATTAAAATCTTGGAAACTTGGTTTTTAGGCTTCGCCTAGGAGCGGAACAGTCAAGATTCATTTTGATAAGGAGAAGCAGAGGGTCTTGCTTATTGGCAAAGCTGTGACTGTGATGAAAGGCTCTGTCTTAGTATAACCATTGACATGTTGCCAAAAGTTTGATCAGATTCTTGATAAAACAATGCATATGTTCGTTATAATAAAAGGCAGTGACTGTTGCAGAGTGGCGTTTCTATATCAGACTTGCAAGTTGCAACAACGTTGTGTCACAAAGCAAGTTCTTATAAAGATGAAATATAATAAAATCTATACCTTAGTGCTCCGGCCATTATTTGTTACAGCTGCTTCCTATACTTTGATTCGTCTCATATTTTAATATGTGATTTTTCTTCTGACTATTTACACGTGATATGTCTGTGTTTTATTAAAACAGTATTTGAAGATTTGGTTCTCCTCACGTAGTCAAGGGGGCAACCAAATCAGATCTCCATTGCATCTTTTTCTATTATTTTAGTATTATCTTGTTGATTATGTGTAATTTAGTACTAGTAGATCTGTCTAGTAGATGATGTGAATCAACAAGAGAAGATATGGTGCTCCTTTCTGTGATGTAATAAATGGGACAACCAAATCAGATCTCCTATGCATATTTCATTATATTAGATTAATACCAAGAGGTCTGTCTGGCTGCTTATGTATTGCTTGAGATCAATTGATTATGTTATGTGTATTGGTTGATACTCTGCTTCTTCATGTGTGCTCATCACTTGCTAACAAAGAAACAAATCGTTATTTCTCTCTAAAAAAACAAAACAAATCATAAAAAAAAAATTTTGGAGCAAATGCAAGAAGAAAAAACTAGGAGAAGCACCATAAAAACACCAAATGTAACTAGGAAAGAAAAAAAAAATTCCCCATGTTATGATCCATCCATATCTCTGTGGAATACTATCATCATCTGTGGACTAAGCATCATCTGTGGTTTATTTGAAGATTTTCACAATTGATTTCTGTATACTTCAATAAGTACTGTCTTTAGTTGTTAGTTGTTCTTAATGCTACTAGCTTATGAATCTTTCAGCTTCTGAATGTTGTATACTCCTGCCATATAACATACTGAGAATTGCATCAGTAGCATCCAAACTTTCTTAAGACTTTCGATTCAGTCTCACATGCACTTGTTTGCAAGGTGCGCTTCCATCTTGGAACAACTAAGAATGGATTATATATATAAATGTTCAAGACCTCGCTGTGGAACTATGAATTTGGCATGAGCACATTACTGGAGCTTCAAGATGAATAAATGTTATTTCTTAGCCTACGTACCAAGTTAGCTCACTAAAATATCTTTAATTTTTTAAGTAGTATTGAGTTGCTTCCTAGAGAATCATTTTGAGTTCTTGAAAATATGCTTAGGTTTCGGTAGGAGAGAAACAATTAGTATTCATTCAGATGAATTAAGATCCATGACTGTAATTAGGAGAAGCACTACAGAGGCAGGCAAAGCCGTGACTGTAATTGAAGGCTGTTTCCGATCCTTTGTTTATGTGTGTGGCTAATTGGCTATTGTAGTTCAAGAGACGAGAGAGCCCACCTGCCCCATTATTAAAATTACTACTTTTGTTTTTTCTTTTTCCTTTCTAGGAAAAAAATAACATTTAGTCAATCATGTTTTTTTTTATTGAATATCAAATTGATGAGAACTTAAAGAATATGGCCCATTCACATGTGGGATAGAAAAACAATCAAACAAAAAAGAAACTGGAAAAGAATCGAAATAGATAAAGTTAGGAACAAAAACTGGTAAGTTATGTTTGCATTTGCGTTCTACATTTACATTTACATTGGTATTTTTCCTTTTCAAATGAACCTAAACCTCGGGCATATTGATCAATTTTTGTTTGTCAGTTGCGAACCTAAACGCCATTCCATCTGTGTTTGACGTTAACGCATTTTACCAAACTATTTTTGTAAAACTGAACAAATGTTTGATATTTACTTTTTCTTTATCTTTTTTGTTTCTCATGTAAACGCAAGAAATTGTTTTTGAAACAAACGAGGCCTTTTTGGACAATATTATGAAATGCGACACCCGAAGCATGCTCCACAGTAAGATGGTAAAGCAATAACGAAAAACATAACAACAAAGTGAAAGATAGAGCAAGGGGCGAGACCAGAGCGCATTTGCACTAAGCCCTTCATTTTTTGACAATTTTGTTTACAAAATTAGGATCCTATTTTATTAAAAACATATGATTAGGGTCCTAATTTCAAATTTACAATAGTATATCTACAGTTTGGAAAAAACTTTTTAATCTTAGTACAAGGTCCATCAGTTATTTCAGCCGGGCTTGGGTGAGACATGGTCAGTTGTGAAGAAACCCATGGAGAAGTTTAGTTCTACTTTAATCCCTAAAACGATTGTTCAGGACTCTGCATGTGGAAGTGCAGCCTATTCATTAGCCCATAATGGATCTCAAGATTAACAAATTTGATTTCATCATTTCATCACCTACGCGGTGACTCCTCTCTCTCTCTATGAAACTTGCTAACATTCTGAAAGCTAAGAAGCACCACACAGTTTAATGATTCAGCAAATGTTTTTGTAGGCTTTGCATAGGAATGGAGAACTGAAGGTTCGTTATGATAAGGAGAAGCAGAGGGTCTTGCTCACTGGCAAAGCTGTGACTGTGATGACCGGCTCTGTCTTAGTTTAATCTTTTGACTTTATCCAGATTCTTGGAAAAGGTCAAAAAACTCAATAATCTCGAACCTTTCGAGTCTTATCAAATTATGTAATAAAGTAATGAACTCAGTAATAAATGAAAGTGACTGTTTCCGTGTTTGATTAGTTTGGTAATAACGTATCAAATCTCAAAATCATGAAAAGTTATAAGATAAGAAGATAGATCATACTTCGGATCACTGCATAGTGCTTAACGACCACCCCGGCCGCCACGTCCACGACCTCTTCCACGCCCACGTCCACGTCCACGACCACCTGGTGGAACTTTTCCTGATACCAATGACAACAAAAAAGAGATGATGAGAAGAGGCAAGCAATAAAACCAAAAGGCGTGGTTAAGAATGAACGGAGAAGTGGAGAAAGATGATGCTTGTATGTTACCTGCAGTTGGTTTTTTCGGTTTGATTCTTGGTGTGTCTTCGACCAGCAAAGTCTCGAGATTCAAGGAGTCCGGAAGAATATAATAGCGAATGTTGTTTCCCCTGACACTTAAGTGGTCTAACGCGACTGGATTCTTCCCTTTCAAAGTGAGTTACACTGCTTTTAAGTGAGTGTTCATACCAACATCTACACCTGCATGATAAGTAGATATTAACCGCCTAGTGATGCTTGCATTCTAACCAAGATGACGGCATAAGAAACATTAACAGTAGAGACAACTTGTATTGCTTAAGGAAACCAATCAGTAAATGAGACTAAAAGAGATACAGAAACAAGCTATATCGTAACTATTCTATAAGAATTCAGAGATCATCTTTACAAGGAAAGAAAAAGAAGAGGGACTTTCAAGTTTCAAGTGCTAATCTCAAGTACCACACAATGATCATGTTTCTTCTCGAATGGTGCTGCTTAAGGGTGGTCAGATTGTAAAAGAAGAACTAAACATTCTCATAAACCATGATTTCAATACAGCTGACTCAAGAAGATGCATTCAGTTCTTGCAAACGACAATGCATTCTTCTACGTTAAAAATCAAGTTTAGCCTAAACTCAAAATTCGTTAGGCGTAACCGCTTGTAACAGAATAAACCTCAGAAACTGTGACACTACTACAACTGGTTGAAACTAAACTATCTCATGGGTGACCAAAGTTTGAAGAAGAAGTATTTCATAGAATTGGTACACTACTGCTTACGAATAACTATACTCTGAAGAAGTACAAAACAACAACATCACAAATCTCGAA
The DNA window shown above is from Brassica oleracea var. oleracea cultivar TO1000 chromosome C3, BOL, whole genome shotgun sequence and carries:
- the LOC106333876 gene encoding LOW QUALITY PROTEIN: small nuclear ribonucleoprotein Sm D1 (The sequence of the model RefSeq protein was modified relative to this genomic sequence to represent the inferred CDS: substituted 1 base at 1 genomic stop codon), whose translation is MKLVRFLMKLNNETVSVELKNGTIVHGTITGVDVGMNTHLKAVXLTLKGKNPVALDHLSVRGNNIRYYILPDSLNLETLLVEDTPRIKPKKPTAGKVPPGGRGRGRGRGRGRGRGGRGGR